In Limibacter armeniacum, a single window of DNA contains:
- a CDS encoding pseudouridine synthase: MSKSHKDSRPSKGKSSGKGLKPFAKFIKKKDKKDDTSFSERGPKKSSHGKKTFKKKIQHLEEAELLKSSFSKKDKVKGTPTYNAQKFRELEKQNTSPEKETRKQEGIRLNRYVSNSGVCSRREADSLIANGEIKVNGKVVTEMGYKVKPNEVVSYQGKKLHREKLVYVLLNKPKGFITTTKDPEERKTVMSLVENACDERIYPIGRLDRATTGLLLFTNDGDFAKKMAHPSGNTHKIYYVELDRPITEEDEDTIRNRKFELEDGPVDLDGFSVHTTDRRQIGVELHSGRNRIVRRIFEHFNYRVEKLDRTVLAGLTKKDLPRGRWRFLTEQEIIRLKYMQK, encoded by the coding sequence ATGAGTAAATCACACAAAGACTCAAGACCTTCCAAAGGTAAGTCTTCTGGTAAAGGGCTAAAGCCTTTCGCTAAATTCATCAAGAAGAAGGATAAAAAAGATGACACATCCTTCAGTGAAAGAGGTCCTAAAAAATCTTCTCATGGAAAGAAGACTTTCAAGAAAAAGATTCAGCACCTTGAAGAAGCTGAACTGCTGAAAAGCTCTTTCAGTAAGAAGGACAAAGTGAAAGGTACGCCAACCTACAATGCTCAAAAATTCAGGGAACTGGAGAAGCAAAACACTTCACCTGAAAAAGAAACAAGAAAGCAAGAAGGTATTCGTCTGAACCGCTATGTCTCCAACTCAGGAGTTTGCTCCAGAAGAGAAGCCGACTCGCTGATTGCAAATGGAGAAATCAAGGTCAATGGTAAGGTGGTCACTGAGATGGGTTATAAAGTAAAACCCAATGAAGTTGTATCTTATCAAGGGAAAAAGCTTCACAGAGAAAAGCTGGTTTACGTACTGCTTAACAAGCCAAAGGGTTTTATCACAACCACCAAAGACCCTGAAGAGCGTAAGACTGTGATGTCACTGGTAGAAAATGCTTGTGATGAAAGAATCTACCCAATAGGACGACTAGACCGTGCTACAACAGGACTGTTGCTATTTACCAACGATGGTGATTTTGCCAAGAAAATGGCGCACCCATCCGGCAATACGCATAAGATCTATTATGTAGAGTTGGATAGACCTATCACGGAAGAGGACGAGGACACTATCAGAAACAGAAAGTTCGAGCTTGAGGACGGCCCTGTTGATTTGGATGGCTTCTCGGTTCATACAACTGACAGAAGACAGATTGGTGTTGAGCTACACTCAGGAAGAAACAGAATTGTCCGCCGTATCTTTGAGCACTTTAACTATAGAGTTGAAAAGCTTGATAGAACTGTTTTGGCAGGTCTTACCAAAAAAGATTTACCTAGAGGCAGATGGAGGTTCCTTACTGAACAGGAAATCATTCGCCTTAAGTATATGCAAAAATAG
- a CDS encoding Hpt domain-containing protein, with protein sequence MSIPKSNALGQLDFTGLYDVTDGNEEFMAKLLQAISNSLYSFPNDMQQAIDEQNLVQFAKLAHKFKSSTAYLGFPPLDELLSELEADNVEQVDTHTVMEEINLLSTHALEYVTDKLLEIKI encoded by the coding sequence GTGAGTATCCCTAAATCCAACGCGTTAGGGCAACTGGACTTTACAGGTCTGTATGACGTTACAGACGGAAACGAAGAATTTATGGCCAAGCTACTACAGGCAATCAGCAACAGTCTGTATTCATTTCCGAATGATATGCAGCAGGCAATTGATGAGCAAAACCTTGTTCAATTTGCCAAACTGGCACACAAATTCAAGTCTAGCACTGCCTATTTAGGTTTTCCACCTTTGGATGAACTGTTATCCGAACTGGAAGCCGATAATGTAGAACAAGTAGATACCCATACCGTCATGGAGGAGATTAACCTACTTTCTACTCATGCTTTAGAGTATGTAACAGACAAATTATTAGAAATCAAGATTTAG
- a CDS encoding queuosine precursor transporter, which translates to MTKLLTEQENTMATATKSEKRKRTLYIVLTCIFLTNALLAEIIGSKIFSLEALIGTAPAQIHLLKDFVLDFNLSAGVVLWPVVFITTDIINEYFGKEGVRKISFLTVGFIAYAFIVLWCVTHLPPAQFWLDVNATDSQGNPFNMNEAFYKVFTQGLNIIIGSLIAFLVGQMVDVFTFQWFRKLTGSSKIWLRATGSTLVSQLIDSFVVLTIAFYFLGNWSFKMVMAVGIINYIYKFAIAVLTTPLIYVAHSLIDKYLGKEVAEELVEDAAKSKFFRK; encoded by the coding sequence ATGACAAAGCTACTCACTGAGCAAGAAAACACTATGGCAACAGCCACAAAAAGCGAAAAAAGAAAACGTACGCTCTATATTGTGCTTACTTGTATATTCCTGACCAATGCATTATTGGCTGAAATAATCGGTTCCAAGATTTTTTCATTGGAAGCCCTTATCGGCACTGCTCCTGCACAAATTCACTTGCTTAAGGATTTTGTCCTTGATTTTAACTTGAGTGCCGGTGTCGTGCTTTGGCCTGTCGTTTTTATCACAACTGATATCATTAATGAATATTTCGGCAAGGAAGGTGTCCGAAAAATCTCATTCCTCACAGTTGGCTTTATTGCCTATGCCTTTATTGTTTTATGGTGCGTCACCCACTTACCACCTGCCCAATTCTGGTTGGATGTCAATGCCACTGATAGCCAAGGCAACCCTTTTAACATGAATGAAGCCTTCTATAAGGTATTCACACAAGGACTCAATATTATTATAGGTTCATTGATTGCCTTTCTGGTAGGTCAAATGGTAGATGTGTTCACCTTCCAATGGTTTCGAAAATTGACCGGCAGTTCTAAAATCTGGCTGAGGGCTACGGGATCTACATTGGTTTCTCAACTTATCGATAGCTTTGTTGTACTGACCATTGCATTCTACTTCTTGGGCAACTGGAGCTTTAAGATGGTTATGGCTGTAGGCATCATTAACTATATCTATAAATTTGCTATTGCCGTACTTACCACCCCATTAATTTACGTAGCACACTCACTGATTGACAAGTACTTAGGGAAAGAAGTTGCAGAAGAATTAGTAGAAGATGCCGCTAAATCAAAATTTTTTCGCAAATAA
- a CDS encoding aminotransferase class V-fold PLP-dependent enzyme has protein sequence MISFYPGPSKVYPELKHFMMEAMDSGILSVNHRSPEFVEMCRKTVSLLKQKLDIPSNYSVYFTSSATECWEILTESFIDQRSLHVYSGAFGEKWMNYRKKLTDKGMTEGLSFPFHREIGINKLLSGSGKDYDILCLTSNETSNATKVSSKTIHDIHKRFKDALVMVDATSSMAGVVHDWISADVWFASVQKCFGLPAGLAVMVCSPKAVAKARSLNHNLHYNSLAFIDEQMQNYQTTYTPNVLNIYLLMRVMEMRPHIKEVSKRTKMRMQLINHSLTNAGFELLVPYTKLRSDTVTAVKASVDRVTEVKAKAKAEGFMLGNGYGHWKPSTFRVANFPAISDREVDDLLAFMKTV, from the coding sequence ATGATATCATTTTACCCCGGACCTTCGAAGGTTTACCCAGAATTAAAGCATTTTATGATGGAGGCAATGGACAGTGGCATTCTGTCTGTTAACCACCGAAGCCCTGAGTTTGTGGAGATGTGCCGCAAAACGGTTTCCCTGCTTAAGCAGAAATTGGATATTCCATCAAATTATTCGGTCTATTTCACATCTTCAGCAACGGAATGTTGGGAAATCTTGACGGAGTCTTTTATCGATCAGCGGAGTTTGCATGTATACAGTGGCGCTTTTGGTGAAAAGTGGATGAACTATCGAAAAAAGCTTACTGATAAAGGGATGACAGAAGGGCTTTCATTTCCTTTCCATAGAGAGATAGGTATCAATAAGTTGCTCTCAGGTTCGGGTAAGGATTATGATATACTCTGCTTGACGAGTAATGAGACATCTAATGCGACCAAGGTAAGCAGTAAAACGATACATGATATTCATAAGCGTTTCAAAGATGCTTTGGTAATGGTGGATGCTACTTCATCTATGGCAGGTGTAGTACATGATTGGATTAGTGCAGATGTGTGGTTTGCTTCTGTACAGAAGTGTTTTGGTTTGCCGGCAGGTTTGGCAGTGATGGTATGCTCTCCTAAGGCAGTTGCAAAAGCTAGGTCATTAAACCATAACTTGCATTATAACAGTTTGGCTTTTATTGATGAGCAAATGCAGAATTACCAGACTACCTATACACCTAATGTCCTTAATATCTACTTGTTGATGCGTGTGATGGAGATGCGACCACATATCAAGGAGGTGAGTAAACGGACAAAGATGAGAATGCAACTGATCAACCATTCATTGACTAATGCAGGCTTTGAACTGCTAGTGCCTTACACAAAGCTAAGGTCAGATACAGTGACTGCCGTAAAAGCATCAGTAGATCGGGTTACAGAAGTGAAAGCCAAGGCAAAAGCAGAAGGATTTATGCTGGGCAATGGGTATGGTCATTGGAAACCAAGTACATTTCGGGTTGCTAACTTTCCTGCAATATCCGATAGGGAAGTAGATGATTTACTTGCTTTCATGAAGACGGTATAA
- a CDS encoding energy transducer TonB codes for MIHVLHTLGIWGTVIAFFALVIGLIFLFKFIITKSGSDILNQKKEARDASNVLVKKYNDVDVSKYSSMFGLIGLSLSLLVMLVAFEYPSFDETKLVDLGTVDLTEEEVLEVPPTEQKPPPPPQVKTPTIVTVPDEEKIEDQMEIDFMEEFDEEMVVEELPEETAVEEVVEDEIFEIVEENASPKGGMGTFLKWVGKNIRYPSQAKRMGVEGKVYVQFVVDKDGTLTDIKVVRGIGAGCDEEAVRVLQKAPKWTPGRQRGRPVKQRMVLPISFKLG; via the coding sequence ATGATTCACGTACTGCACACACTCGGAATTTGGGGTACCGTGATTGCTTTTTTTGCATTGGTTATTGGATTGATTTTCCTGTTTAAGTTTATCATTACTAAATCAGGAAGTGACATTCTGAACCAAAAGAAAGAGGCAAGGGATGCTTCTAATGTACTTGTTAAAAAGTACAATGATGTCGATGTGTCCAAGTACTCTTCCATGTTTGGTCTGATTGGTTTGTCTCTAAGTTTGCTGGTTATGCTAGTAGCGTTTGAGTACCCAAGCTTTGATGAGACTAAACTGGTTGATTTGGGTACAGTTGACCTTACTGAAGAAGAGGTACTGGAAGTCCCTCCGACTGAACAGAAGCCGCCTCCCCCACCACAAGTAAAGACTCCTACGATCGTTACAGTTCCTGATGAGGAAAAGATCGAGGATCAAATGGAGATCGACTTCATGGAAGAATTTGACGAAGAAATGGTCGTTGAAGAACTTCCGGAAGAAACCGCTGTAGAAGAGGTTGTTGAAGATGAGATCTTCGAAATCGTGGAGGAAAATGCTAGCCCTAAGGGTGGTATGGGTACCTTCCTTAAGTGGGTAGGTAAAAATATCAGATACCCTAGCCAGGCAAAACGTATGGGTGTTGAAGGTAAAGTATACGTACAATTCGTCGTTGACAAAGACGGTACACTTACTGACATTAAAGTAGTAAGAGGTATTGGCGCTGGATGTGACGAAGAAGCGGTACGCGTACTTCAAAAAGCACCTAAATGGACTCCAGGTAGACAAAGGGGTAGACCAGTTAAGCAGAGAATGGTACTTCCAATCTCATTCAAACTGGGATAA
- a CDS encoding M23 family metallopeptidase: MKKGQFFRRINLYLLICFFSLLSVNTASAQDGYEKDYYMFPIRPHQLNYFAGTMGELRGRHFHGGLDVKTGGAVGLPIHAAADGHIFRVRVSPTGYGNAVYIKHANGQFTVYAHLQRFNEELADFVLNSQYSKQSFTVDLYPEAGRFTFKKGDVIGFSGNSGSSSGPHLHFEVRDSVERPMNPVKFGFTEVKDNIPPSVRAITLKPLDIESRVEGRFEGEEYSAYKSGSVFKLKRRVKAYGRVGIEIDCYDQANGTYNKYGINKIELYVDGQKRYEHIIDRIPFDDNHYINAYIDYEKYVKRRRRFQRLYKTEGNKLPIYPEDALDGWLNLKDGEQKTVTLKLWDSFGNMGELEFELEGTVGHPQISSRYLPEKMHITGNTLEVAFDSLTSGENASVILPFKKVEISPAYRVNNRNVYLWDLRNGLPVSVTAGSQHRIPDLKIMIPSGYDFTYYDSAAELHFTEESLYDTLFLQMQRQGDTLEIGSEYVPLKGRFSVVFAPKGKIEDKEKVRVYQLEKNGKLSFVGGEWVGNQIKFSTRSFGTFVLAEDRTPPSVRPLRVNQKNIVRFKVDDKDSGIQNIEARLNGKYLLMHYDPKYDLIYSERQDKSAPLKGKFKLVVTDEVGNKTEFLREY, from the coding sequence ATGAAAAAAGGACAATTCTTCAGACGTATTAATCTCTATCTGCTTATATGTTTCTTCTCATTACTGTCAGTAAATACTGCTTCCGCTCAGGATGGGTATGAGAAAGATTATTATATGTTTCCAATCAGGCCCCATCAGCTAAATTATTTTGCTGGGACAATGGGTGAGTTGAGAGGAAGGCACTTTCATGGCGGGCTTGATGTGAAGACTGGTGGAGCGGTTGGGCTGCCAATTCATGCAGCAGCAGATGGTCATATATTCAGGGTTAGAGTTTCTCCTACAGGGTATGGAAATGCCGTGTATATCAAGCATGCAAACGGTCAATTTACTGTTTATGCCCACCTGCAACGTTTTAATGAGGAGCTTGCAGACTTCGTATTGAACTCTCAGTACAGCAAGCAGTCTTTTACTGTAGACCTTTACCCAGAAGCAGGGAGGTTCACCTTTAAGAAAGGAGATGTGATAGGGTTTTCAGGAAACTCAGGGTCTTCAAGTGGACCTCACCTTCACTTTGAGGTGCGAGACTCGGTAGAACGACCGATGAACCCTGTCAAGTTTGGGTTTACGGAAGTCAAAGACAATATCCCTCCATCTGTTCGTGCAATTACCTTGAAGCCATTGGACATTGAGAGTAGGGTAGAAGGTCGTTTTGAAGGAGAAGAGTATAGTGCCTATAAATCCGGAAGTGTATTCAAGTTAAAAAGAAGGGTAAAAGCATATGGTCGGGTAGGTATTGAGATCGATTGTTACGATCAAGCAAATGGTACCTATAATAAGTATGGTATCAATAAGATAGAGCTGTATGTAGATGGTCAGAAGCGCTATGAACATATTATTGACCGTATACCGTTTGATGATAACCATTATATCAATGCGTACATTGATTATGAGAAGTATGTAAAGCGCCGAAGAAGGTTCCAGCGTCTGTACAAGACAGAAGGTAATAAGCTTCCAATTTATCCTGAAGATGCATTGGATGGGTGGCTCAATCTGAAGGATGGAGAACAGAAGACAGTAACACTTAAACTATGGGACAGCTTTGGGAACATGGGAGAGTTGGAGTTTGAACTGGAAGGTACTGTTGGACACCCTCAGATTTCTAGCCGTTACTTGCCGGAGAAAATGCATATTACAGGTAATACACTTGAAGTAGCTTTTGACTCGTTGACATCAGGTGAAAATGCTTCAGTGATTTTGCCTTTTAAGAAAGTAGAGATTTCTCCTGCTTATAGAGTGAATAACCGCAATGTGTACCTTTGGGATTTACGCAATGGCTTGCCTGTTAGTGTAACAGCAGGTTCTCAGCATCGTATTCCTGACTTAAAAATCATGATTCCTTCAGGGTATGATTTTACTTATTATGACTCAGCTGCTGAGCTTCACTTTACAGAAGAGTCCCTTTATGATACGTTATTCCTGCAAATGCAACGACAAGGTGACACTTTAGAGATAGGAAGTGAATATGTCCCATTAAAGGGAAGGTTCAGTGTTGTGTTTGCGCCTAAAGGCAAGATTGAAGACAAGGAGAAAGTAAGGGTATATCAGCTTGAGAAAAATGGCAAGTTATCTTTTGTTGGAGGAGAATGGGTAGGTAACCAAATCAAGTTCAGCACTAGGTCATTTGGTACATTTGTACTAGCAGAAGATAGAACACCTCCTTCTGTAAGGCCTTTAAGAGTAAATCAAAAAAATATCGTGAGGTTTAAAGTGGATGACAAGGATTCTGGTATCCAAAATATTGAAGCTAGACTTAATGGGAAGTACCTCTTGATGCATTATGACCCGAAGTATGACCTGATTTACTCAGAGCGTCAGGATAAATCAGCGCCTTTGAAAGGGAAATTCAAGTTGGTAGTTACTGATGAAGTAGGAAACAAGACGGAATTCCTGAGAGAATATTAA